A portion of the Platichthys flesus chromosome 7, fPlaFle2.1, whole genome shotgun sequence genome contains these proteins:
- the pfdn4 gene encoding prefoldin subunit 4 produces the protein MAAVVKGSVAVEDVNVTFDDQQKINKFARNSSRMSEFKSEIEAKKKSLQNLQDASDDLMMLDDDCQLIPYQIGNVFISHTQEETQEMLETAKKALEQEVSSLEEKVSGIQQVLGDLKIHLYAKFGNNINLEADES, from the exons ATGGCAGCCGTAGTGAAGGGATCTGTT GCGGTCGAAGACGTTAACGTCACTTTCGACGATCAGCAGAAGATCAATAAATTTGCCCGGAACTCGAGTCGGATGTCGGAGTTCAAAAGTGAAATAGAGGCAAAGAAA AAATCGCTGCAGAACCTGCAGGACGCCAGCGACGACCTCATGATGTTAGACGACGACTGTCAGCTGATCCCGTATCAGATCGGTAACGTGTTCATCAGCCACACCCAGGAGGAAACGCAGGAGATGCTGGAGACGGCCAAG AAAGCACTGGAGCAGGAGGTCAGCAGCCTGGAGGAGAAGGTGTCGGGGATacagcaggtgttgggggatcTGAAGATCCATCTCTACGCCAAGTTCGGTAACAACATCAACCTGGAGGCAGACGAAAGCTGA
- the bcas1 gene encoding breast carcinoma-amplified sequence 1 isoform X4 codes for MGNEQSTQKGVTQNGKVPEKHENGSANGVTANITSTGIEINVNGETKFNQRNEAFNLDLATDSTEPDFVVVDSTPAEPQVVPEIIEAVVQVVEAKKSKSAFGKMFKKKPEPPAVVVRVEQPEKSNEDVTDQSPAAADPEPETATADLTPEAQSPPEPDCGVSADAGPEEDNTPETDASQPEESDPDDNPVMNFFKTLTAQVSEPPAAPKGMSIPPPPPPEPPKMEIRGEAAAKPAKPTPKDEPKAAAKQPEPSKGKAAKSAFGKFFRPKTVPDTPPAAVHVELQPGVEEQETPEEAAEAVVEVQEKAEEVEQPVVEEQVVDGKPESVEEVEKVDPSKAGTLEAAAKPEPPPPVQEEKKKTGSKSPFLSFFKPKAEPKKDTPAPAAAAAEAAQTVKAKEEPKAAAKSVEVVVDNKQASVQAADDAANVPKKLEKRNSIGLFFKGFGVKLHSTEAGVQAEPAVAAAAEKTK; via the exons ATGGGAAACGAGCAGTCCACCCAAAAAGGTGTAACCCAG AATGGAAAAGTTCCCGAGAAGCATGAAAATGGATCAGCGAACGGCGTCACTGCAAACATCACATCCACTGGAATTGAGATCAATG TTAATGGTGAGACCAAATTCAACCAGAGGAACGAGGCCTTCAACCTGGACCTCGCCACGGATTCCACAGAGCCGGACTTTGTGGTCGTGGACTCGACACCCGCTGAGCCCCAAGTGGTTCCTGAAATCATCGAAGCCGTTGTCCAGGTGGTGGAAGCCAAGAAGAGTAAATCAGCTTTTGGCAAAATGTTCAAGAAGAAGCCAGAACCTCCAGCTGTGGTTGTGAGGGTGGAACAACCAGAGAAGTCAAATGAGGACGTAACGGACCaaagtcctgctgctgctgatccagaGCCG GAGACAGCGACAGCCGACCTAACGCCAGAGGCCCAATCACCACCGGAGCCAGACTGTGGTGTGAGCGCCGACGCAGGACCGGAGGAGGACAACACTCCCGAGACTGACGCCAGTCAACCTGAGGAGAGCGACCCGGACGACAACCCAGTTATGAACTTCTTCAAAACACTA ACTGCACAAGTCTCTGAGCCGCCTGCAGCACCCAAAGGAATGtccatcccacctcctcctcctccagagccacCGAAGATGGAAATCAGGGGAGAAGCAGCTGCCAAACCTGCGAAGCCGACACCCAAAGACGAACCGAAGGCGGCTGCCAAGCAACCCGAGCCCTCGAAAGGAAAAGCTGCCAAATCTGCTTTCGGCAAATTCTTCCGTCCAAAG ACTGTCCCAGACACTCCACCGGCAGCAGTGCACGTAGAGCTGCAGCCAGGTGTGGAAGAACAG GAGACACCTGAGGAGGCGGCAGAGGCTGTTGTAGAGGTCCAG GAGAAAGCCGAGGAGGTGGAACAGCCAGTTGTAGAGGAGCAG GTGGTAGATGGAAAACCAGAGTCAGTGGAAGAAGTTGAG AAAGTGGATCCCTCAAAAGCCGGCACCCTGGAGGCCGCCGCGAAGCCAGAGCCGCCGCCGCCTGttcaggaagagaagaagaaaacaggctCCAAATcacctttcctctctttcttcaaACCCAAA GCTGAGCCCAAGAAGGACACCCCCGCCCCGGCTGCCGCGGCAGCAGAGGCCGCTCAGACGGTCAAAGCCAAGGAGGAGCCCAAAGCAGCGGCCAAGTCCGTGGAGGTGGTCGTAGATAACAAACAAGCTTCTGTGCAGGCGGCAGACGATGCAGCCAACGTTCCCAAGAAACTGGAGAAGAGGAACTCCATCGGCCTTTTCTTCAAAGGCTTC GGTGTGAAGCTTCACTCGACAGAAGCCGGAGTCCAGGCGGAGCCGGCCgtcgctgcagcagcagagaagaccAAATGA
- the bcas1 gene encoding breast carcinoma-amplified sequence 1 isoform X5, giving the protein MGNEQSTQKGVTQNGKVPEKHENGSANGVTANITSTGIEINVNGETKFNQRNEAFNLDLATDSTEPDFVVVDSTPAEPQVVPEIIEAVVQVVEAKKSKSAFGKMFKKKPEPPAVVVRVEQPEKSNEDVTDQSPAAADPEPETATADLTPEAQSPPEPDCGVSADAGPEEDNTPETDASQPEESDPDDNPVMNFFKTLVSPTKTSKKETATPDAAKDQSQQETHPAAATTTAQVSEPPAAPKGMSIPPPPPPEPPKMEIRGEAAAKPAKPTPKDEPKAAAKQPEPSKGKAAKSAFGKFFRPKKVDPSKAGTLEAAAKPEPPPPVQEEKKKTGSKSPFLSFFKPKAEPKKDTPAPAAAAAEAAQTVKAKEEPKAAAKSVEVVVDNKQASVQAADDAANVPKKLEKRNSIGLFFKGFGVKLHSTEAGVQAEPAVAAAAEKTK; this is encoded by the exons ATGGGAAACGAGCAGTCCACCCAAAAAGGTGTAACCCAG AATGGAAAAGTTCCCGAGAAGCATGAAAATGGATCAGCGAACGGCGTCACTGCAAACATCACATCCACTGGAATTGAGATCAATG TTAATGGTGAGACCAAATTCAACCAGAGGAACGAGGCCTTCAACCTGGACCTCGCCACGGATTCCACAGAGCCGGACTTTGTGGTCGTGGACTCGACACCCGCTGAGCCCCAAGTGGTTCCTGAAATCATCGAAGCCGTTGTCCAGGTGGTGGAAGCCAAGAAGAGTAAATCAGCTTTTGGCAAAATGTTCAAGAAGAAGCCAGAACCTCCAGCTGTGGTTGTGAGGGTGGAACAACCAGAGAAGTCAAATGAGGACGTAACGGACCaaagtcctgctgctgctgatccagaGCCG GAGACAGCGACAGCCGACCTAACGCCAGAGGCCCAATCACCACCGGAGCCAGACTGTGGTGTGAGCGCCGACGCAGGACCGGAGGAGGACAACACTCCCGAGACTGACGCCAGTCAACCTGAGGAGAGCGACCCGGACGACAACCCAGTTATGAACTTCTTCAAAACACTA GTGTCTCCCACTAAAACGTCCAAAAAGGAAACGGCCACTCCAGACGCCGCAAAAGACCAG TCCCAGCAGGAGACCCACCCAGCGGCAGCCACCACT ACTGCACAAGTCTCTGAGCCGCCTGCAGCACCCAAAGGAATGtccatcccacctcctcctcctccagagccacCGAAGATGGAAATCAGGGGAGAAGCAGCTGCCAAACCTGCGAAGCCGACACCCAAAGACGAACCGAAGGCGGCTGCCAAGCAACCCGAGCCCTCGAAAGGAAAAGCTGCCAAATCTGCTTTCGGCAAATTCTTCCGTCCAAAG AAAGTGGATCCCTCAAAAGCCGGCACCCTGGAGGCCGCCGCGAAGCCAGAGCCGCCGCCGCCTGttcaggaagagaagaagaaaacaggctCCAAATcacctttcctctctttcttcaaACCCAAA GCTGAGCCCAAGAAGGACACCCCCGCCCCGGCTGCCGCGGCAGCAGAGGCCGCTCAGACGGTCAAAGCCAAGGAGGAGCCCAAAGCAGCGGCCAAGTCCGTGGAGGTGGTCGTAGATAACAAACAAGCTTCTGTGCAGGCGGCAGACGATGCAGCCAACGTTCCCAAGAAACTGGAGAAGAGGAACTCCATCGGCCTTTTCTTCAAAGGCTTC GGTGTGAAGCTTCACTCGACAGAAGCCGGAGTCCAGGCGGAGCCGGCCgtcgctgcagcagcagagaagaccAAATGA
- the bcas1 gene encoding breast carcinoma-amplified sequence 1 isoform X1 yields the protein MGNEQSTQKGVTQNGKVPEKHENGSANGVTANITSTGIEINVNGETKFNQRNEAFNLDLATDSTEPDFVVVDSTPAEPQVVPEIIEAVVQVVEAKKSKSAFGKMFKKKPEPPAVVVRVEQPEKSNEDVTDQSPAAADPEPETATADLTPEAQSPPEPDCGVSADAGPEEDNTPETDASQPEESDPDDNPVMNFFKTLVSPTKTSKKETATPDAAKDQSQQETHPAAATTTAQVSEPPAAPKGMSIPPPPPPEPPKMEIRGEAAAKPAKPTPKDEPKAAAKQPEPSKGKAAKSAFGKFFRPKTVPDTPPAAVHVELQPGVEEQETPEEAAEAVVEVQEKAEEVEQPVVEEQVVDGKPESVEEVEKVDPSKAGTLEAAAKPEPPPPVQEEKKKTGSKSPFLSFFKPKAEPKKDTPAPAAAAAEAAQTVKAKEEPKAAAKSVEVVVDNKQASVQAADDAANVPKKLEKRNSIGLFFKGFGVKLHSTEAGVQAEPAVAAAAEKTK from the exons ATGGGAAACGAGCAGTCCACCCAAAAAGGTGTAACCCAG AATGGAAAAGTTCCCGAGAAGCATGAAAATGGATCAGCGAACGGCGTCACTGCAAACATCACATCCACTGGAATTGAGATCAATG TTAATGGTGAGACCAAATTCAACCAGAGGAACGAGGCCTTCAACCTGGACCTCGCCACGGATTCCACAGAGCCGGACTTTGTGGTCGTGGACTCGACACCCGCTGAGCCCCAAGTGGTTCCTGAAATCATCGAAGCCGTTGTCCAGGTGGTGGAAGCCAAGAAGAGTAAATCAGCTTTTGGCAAAATGTTCAAGAAGAAGCCAGAACCTCCAGCTGTGGTTGTGAGGGTGGAACAACCAGAGAAGTCAAATGAGGACGTAACGGACCaaagtcctgctgctgctgatccagaGCCG GAGACAGCGACAGCCGACCTAACGCCAGAGGCCCAATCACCACCGGAGCCAGACTGTGGTGTGAGCGCCGACGCAGGACCGGAGGAGGACAACACTCCCGAGACTGACGCCAGTCAACCTGAGGAGAGCGACCCGGACGACAACCCAGTTATGAACTTCTTCAAAACACTA GTGTCTCCCACTAAAACGTCCAAAAAGGAAACGGCCACTCCAGACGCCGCAAAAGACCAG TCCCAGCAGGAGACCCACCCAGCGGCAGCCACCACT ACTGCACAAGTCTCTGAGCCGCCTGCAGCACCCAAAGGAATGtccatcccacctcctcctcctccagagccacCGAAGATGGAAATCAGGGGAGAAGCAGCTGCCAAACCTGCGAAGCCGACACCCAAAGACGAACCGAAGGCGGCTGCCAAGCAACCCGAGCCCTCGAAAGGAAAAGCTGCCAAATCTGCTTTCGGCAAATTCTTCCGTCCAAAG ACTGTCCCAGACACTCCACCGGCAGCAGTGCACGTAGAGCTGCAGCCAGGTGTGGAAGAACAG GAGACACCTGAGGAGGCGGCAGAGGCTGTTGTAGAGGTCCAG GAGAAAGCCGAGGAGGTGGAACAGCCAGTTGTAGAGGAGCAG GTGGTAGATGGAAAACCAGAGTCAGTGGAAGAAGTTGAG AAAGTGGATCCCTCAAAAGCCGGCACCCTGGAGGCCGCCGCGAAGCCAGAGCCGCCGCCGCCTGttcaggaagagaagaagaaaacaggctCCAAATcacctttcctctctttcttcaaACCCAAA GCTGAGCCCAAGAAGGACACCCCCGCCCCGGCTGCCGCGGCAGCAGAGGCCGCTCAGACGGTCAAAGCCAAGGAGGAGCCCAAAGCAGCGGCCAAGTCCGTGGAGGTGGTCGTAGATAACAAACAAGCTTCTGTGCAGGCGGCAGACGATGCAGCCAACGTTCCCAAGAAACTGGAGAAGAGGAACTCCATCGGCCTTTTCTTCAAAGGCTTC GGTGTGAAGCTTCACTCGACAGAAGCCGGAGTCCAGGCGGAGCCGGCCgtcgctgcagcagcagagaagaccAAATGA
- the bcas1 gene encoding breast carcinoma-amplified sequence 1 isoform X2, whose amino-acid sequence MGNEQSTQKGVTQNGKVPEKHENGSANGVTANITSTGIEINVNGETKFNQRNEAFNLDLATDSTEPDFVVVDSTPAEPQVVPEIIEAVVQVVEAKKSKSAFGKMFKKKPEPPAVVVRVEQPEKSNEDVTDQSPAAADPEPETATADLTPEAQSPPEPDCGVSADAGPEEDNTPETDASQPEESDPDDNPVMNFFKTLVSPTKTSKKETATPDAAKDQTAQVSEPPAAPKGMSIPPPPPPEPPKMEIRGEAAAKPAKPTPKDEPKAAAKQPEPSKGKAAKSAFGKFFRPKTVPDTPPAAVHVELQPGVEEQETPEEAAEAVVEVQEKAEEVEQPVVEEQVVDGKPESVEEVEKVDPSKAGTLEAAAKPEPPPPVQEEKKKTGSKSPFLSFFKPKAEPKKDTPAPAAAAAEAAQTVKAKEEPKAAAKSVEVVVDNKQASVQAADDAANVPKKLEKRNSIGLFFKGFGVKLHSTEAGVQAEPAVAAAAEKTK is encoded by the exons ATGGGAAACGAGCAGTCCACCCAAAAAGGTGTAACCCAG AATGGAAAAGTTCCCGAGAAGCATGAAAATGGATCAGCGAACGGCGTCACTGCAAACATCACATCCACTGGAATTGAGATCAATG TTAATGGTGAGACCAAATTCAACCAGAGGAACGAGGCCTTCAACCTGGACCTCGCCACGGATTCCACAGAGCCGGACTTTGTGGTCGTGGACTCGACACCCGCTGAGCCCCAAGTGGTTCCTGAAATCATCGAAGCCGTTGTCCAGGTGGTGGAAGCCAAGAAGAGTAAATCAGCTTTTGGCAAAATGTTCAAGAAGAAGCCAGAACCTCCAGCTGTGGTTGTGAGGGTGGAACAACCAGAGAAGTCAAATGAGGACGTAACGGACCaaagtcctgctgctgctgatccagaGCCG GAGACAGCGACAGCCGACCTAACGCCAGAGGCCCAATCACCACCGGAGCCAGACTGTGGTGTGAGCGCCGACGCAGGACCGGAGGAGGACAACACTCCCGAGACTGACGCCAGTCAACCTGAGGAGAGCGACCCGGACGACAACCCAGTTATGAACTTCTTCAAAACACTA GTGTCTCCCACTAAAACGTCCAAAAAGGAAACGGCCACTCCAGACGCCGCAAAAGACCAG ACTGCACAAGTCTCTGAGCCGCCTGCAGCACCCAAAGGAATGtccatcccacctcctcctcctccagagccacCGAAGATGGAAATCAGGGGAGAAGCAGCTGCCAAACCTGCGAAGCCGACACCCAAAGACGAACCGAAGGCGGCTGCCAAGCAACCCGAGCCCTCGAAAGGAAAAGCTGCCAAATCTGCTTTCGGCAAATTCTTCCGTCCAAAG ACTGTCCCAGACACTCCACCGGCAGCAGTGCACGTAGAGCTGCAGCCAGGTGTGGAAGAACAG GAGACACCTGAGGAGGCGGCAGAGGCTGTTGTAGAGGTCCAG GAGAAAGCCGAGGAGGTGGAACAGCCAGTTGTAGAGGAGCAG GTGGTAGATGGAAAACCAGAGTCAGTGGAAGAAGTTGAG AAAGTGGATCCCTCAAAAGCCGGCACCCTGGAGGCCGCCGCGAAGCCAGAGCCGCCGCCGCCTGttcaggaagagaagaagaaaacaggctCCAAATcacctttcctctctttcttcaaACCCAAA GCTGAGCCCAAGAAGGACACCCCCGCCCCGGCTGCCGCGGCAGCAGAGGCCGCTCAGACGGTCAAAGCCAAGGAGGAGCCCAAAGCAGCGGCCAAGTCCGTGGAGGTGGTCGTAGATAACAAACAAGCTTCTGTGCAGGCGGCAGACGATGCAGCCAACGTTCCCAAGAAACTGGAGAAGAGGAACTCCATCGGCCTTTTCTTCAAAGGCTTC GGTGTGAAGCTTCACTCGACAGAAGCCGGAGTCCAGGCGGAGCCGGCCgtcgctgcagcagcagagaagaccAAATGA
- the bcas1 gene encoding breast carcinoma-amplified sequence 1 isoform X3: MGNEQSTQKGVTQNGKVPEKHENGSANGVTANITSTGIEINVNGETKFNQRNEAFNLDLATDSTEPDFVVVDSTPAEPQVVPEIIEAVVQVVEAKKSKSAFGKMFKKKPEPPAVVVRVEQPEKSNEDVTDQSPAAADPEPETATADLTPEAQSPPEPDCGVSADAGPEEDNTPETDASQPEESDPDDNPVMNFFKTLVSPTKTSKKETATPDAAKDQSQQETHPAAATTTAQVSEPPAAPKGMSIPPPPPPEPPKMEIRGEAAAKPAKPTPKDEPKAAAKQPEPSKGKAAKSAFGKFFRPKTVPDTPPAAVHVELQPGVEEQETPEEAAEAVVEVQEKAEEVEQPVVEEQKVDPSKAGTLEAAAKPEPPPPVQEEKKKTGSKSPFLSFFKPKAEPKKDTPAPAAAAAEAAQTVKAKEEPKAAAKSVEVVVDNKQASVQAADDAANVPKKLEKRNSIGLFFKGFGVKLHSTEAGVQAEPAVAAAAEKTK, from the exons ATGGGAAACGAGCAGTCCACCCAAAAAGGTGTAACCCAG AATGGAAAAGTTCCCGAGAAGCATGAAAATGGATCAGCGAACGGCGTCACTGCAAACATCACATCCACTGGAATTGAGATCAATG TTAATGGTGAGACCAAATTCAACCAGAGGAACGAGGCCTTCAACCTGGACCTCGCCACGGATTCCACAGAGCCGGACTTTGTGGTCGTGGACTCGACACCCGCTGAGCCCCAAGTGGTTCCTGAAATCATCGAAGCCGTTGTCCAGGTGGTGGAAGCCAAGAAGAGTAAATCAGCTTTTGGCAAAATGTTCAAGAAGAAGCCAGAACCTCCAGCTGTGGTTGTGAGGGTGGAACAACCAGAGAAGTCAAATGAGGACGTAACGGACCaaagtcctgctgctgctgatccagaGCCG GAGACAGCGACAGCCGACCTAACGCCAGAGGCCCAATCACCACCGGAGCCAGACTGTGGTGTGAGCGCCGACGCAGGACCGGAGGAGGACAACACTCCCGAGACTGACGCCAGTCAACCTGAGGAGAGCGACCCGGACGACAACCCAGTTATGAACTTCTTCAAAACACTA GTGTCTCCCACTAAAACGTCCAAAAAGGAAACGGCCACTCCAGACGCCGCAAAAGACCAG TCCCAGCAGGAGACCCACCCAGCGGCAGCCACCACT ACTGCACAAGTCTCTGAGCCGCCTGCAGCACCCAAAGGAATGtccatcccacctcctcctcctccagagccacCGAAGATGGAAATCAGGGGAGAAGCAGCTGCCAAACCTGCGAAGCCGACACCCAAAGACGAACCGAAGGCGGCTGCCAAGCAACCCGAGCCCTCGAAAGGAAAAGCTGCCAAATCTGCTTTCGGCAAATTCTTCCGTCCAAAG ACTGTCCCAGACACTCCACCGGCAGCAGTGCACGTAGAGCTGCAGCCAGGTGTGGAAGAACAG GAGACACCTGAGGAGGCGGCAGAGGCTGTTGTAGAGGTCCAG GAGAAAGCCGAGGAGGTGGAACAGCCAGTTGTAGAGGAGCAG AAAGTGGATCCCTCAAAAGCCGGCACCCTGGAGGCCGCCGCGAAGCCAGAGCCGCCGCCGCCTGttcaggaagagaagaagaaaacaggctCCAAATcacctttcctctctttcttcaaACCCAAA GCTGAGCCCAAGAAGGACACCCCCGCCCCGGCTGCCGCGGCAGCAGAGGCCGCTCAGACGGTCAAAGCCAAGGAGGAGCCCAAAGCAGCGGCCAAGTCCGTGGAGGTGGTCGTAGATAACAAACAAGCTTCTGTGCAGGCGGCAGACGATGCAGCCAACGTTCCCAAGAAACTGGAGAAGAGGAACTCCATCGGCCTTTTCTTCAAAGGCTTC GGTGTGAAGCTTCACTCGACAGAAGCCGGAGTCCAGGCGGAGCCGGCCgtcgctgcagcagcagagaagaccAAATGA
- the znf217 gene encoding zinc finger protein 217: protein MPTHSLMPLMESPDGLAHDILISNNASIPGCGSSMTPHAISSEKAAYQPAGSSPLSCMFCEETFTHQDELGPHVLTQHPTTFSEPTVLRVEAEFRIPGERARPKSSSHPPIEREEVHSCIVCGQVSQDASELEAHMRKHKDYFTYCCNVCGRRFREPWFLKNHMKMHAKPGPKSKAQQDLETPATVNDVVQDPSDPVVTVYKMCMVCGFFFPDHDSLVEHSKVHNREMEHSRDKDKEDVDVTTESLTEQETFLHSLNLRPHSAGNGLRNERSSKWIPQLDPFNTYQAWQLATKGKIAVGPNNTKDIGQEASTDNEDCNSDKEELNSIWSEGQGDKAAKEVLGRAAAESPAPRRRSLMQKDKDKERPTTCEECRRTFRTYHQLVLHSRVHKRERGGEESPTSSLEGKLSRVGSLDHVEEGSEEGMEEAAGEDGFDRSKVKSKECSYCGKSFRSSYYLTVHLRTHTGEKPFKCVYCDYAAAQKTSLKYHLERRHKNKPDVELASRHVPSAPSPSNGKHGNESKLWVPSAAATPDDKYDSVVSKLGKPLAQLNAEYEKLIAKSSYSPTEDVPVKCPLPVNMKMEREDIKEENSEAPLNLCLRATLSIPAGVEPRNALNPITCSFCAYKTMYPEVLIMHKRLTHKDKSDSAKKTGYGGSVKQKRYTGCPPALDGKDVVPLPMIDRRHPRRTKSPPPQPAKPQEKTPPVDPPQGVKRSPALAPLSGPETQRHRQSSDPHPSQESPRFPEHMRKPTAGSKYVMERPGPPDRVGVGERSYPVRSDAMWHSEAARLCLSSRFGSLPQMDFGESSSKRLKYSVPSGREANVGEKPGFRAPLGDGSSRVIISGRGVRSMAPSTAPETLGHVKNTASAMGGALEAEWSMMNLLRPYTPSDLASLYHSSAANPNHAGLTNQRAGGRTVLYQHLPTLPILQRRDPAGPFPHQRYGASDKSS, encoded by the exons ATGCCGACTCACTCTCTGATGCCGTTAATGGAAAGCCCAGATGGACTCGCCCATGATATTCTGATCAGTAACAATGCAAGCATCCCCGGGTGTGGCTCCAGCATGACGCCACACGCCATCAGCTCAGAGAAGGCTGCGTATCAACCTGCAGGAAGCTCGCCGCTGTCCTGCATGTTCTGTGAGGAGACGTTCACTCATCAGGACGAGCTGGGACCCCACGTGCTCACTCAGCACCCCACCACCTTCTCTGAACCCACTGTGCTCCGAGTGGAAGCTGAATTCAGGATCCCAGGAGAGCGAGCCCGGCCCAAATCCAGCAGCCACCCCCCCATCGAAAGAGAGGAGGTGCACAGCTGCATTGTTTGTGGCCAGGTGTCACAAGATGCCAGCGAGCTGGAGGCTCATATGAGGAAGCACAAGGACTACTTCACTTACTGCTGTAACGTCTGCGGCCGGCGTTTTCGAGAGCCGTGGTTCCTGAAGAACCACATGAAGATGCACGCGAAGCCTGGACCCAAGAGCAAGGCCCAGCAGGACCTGGAGACCCCGGCTACAGTCAATGACGTGGTCCAGGACCCTTCAGACCCCGTGGTCACTGTTTACAAAATGTGCATGGTTTGTGGGTTTTTCTTCCCCGACCACGACAGTTTGGTTGAACATAGTAAAGTACACAACAGGGAGATGGAGCACAGCAGAGATAAAGACAAGGAGGACGTGGACGTCACTACTGAGTCCCTCACCGAACAGGAAACATTTCTTCACAGTTTGAACCTTCGGCCTCATTCTGCAGGAAATGGTTTGCGAAATGAGAGATCATCAAAATGGATTCCCCAGCTCGATCCCTTCAACACCTATCAGGCCTGGCAGCTGGCCACAAAGGGCAAGATAGCAGTGGGTCCGAATAATACGAAAGACATTGGCCAGGAAGCCAGCACAGACAACGAGGACTGCAACTCCGATAAGGAGGAGCTGAATAGTATTTGGTCTGAAGGCCAAGGAGACAAGGCCGCGAAGGAGGTCCTtggaagagctgcagcagaaagccCAGCGCCTCGCCGGAGGTCTCTCATGCAAAAAGATAAGGACAAAGAGAGGCCGACCACTTGTGAGGAATGTCGGAGAACCTTCAGGACGTACCACCAGTTAGttcttcactccagggtgcacAAGCGAGAGCGAGGTGGCGAGGAGAGCCCCACTTCCTCCCTGGAGGGGAAGCTGTCGAGGGTGGGCTCCCTGGACCACGTGGAGGAAGGGTCTGAGGAGGGcatggaggaagctgcag gTGAAGACGGGTTCGatcggtcaaaggtcaaatctaAAGAATGCAGTTACTGTGGCAAGTCATTCCGATCCAGCTATTACCTCACAGTTCACCTCAGGACTCACACAG gtGAAAAACCCTTCAAGTGTGTTTACTGTGACTACGCTGCAGCCCAGAAGACGTCTCTGAAGTATCACCTGGAGCGCCGCCACAAGAACAAACCTGACGTGGAGCTCGCCAGCAGACATGTGCCCTCGGCGCCATCTCCCTCTAACGGGAAACACGGGAACGAATCCAAACTCTGGGTTCCGAGCGCCGCAGCAACACCGGACGACAAATACGATAGCGTGGTTAGCAAACTGGGCAAACCCCTCGCCCAGCTGAACGCAGAGTACGAGAAGTTGATTGCAAAGTCCTCTTACTCGCCGACTGAAGACGTGCCGGTCAAGTGTCCTCTACCCGTCAACATGAAGATGGAGAGGGaagatataaaagaggaaaactCTGAGGCCCCATTAAATCTGTGCTTAAGAGCGACTCTCTCCATCCCTGCCGGTGTAGAACCCAGAAATGCATTAAATCCAATCACCTGTTCTTTCTGTGCGTATAAAACCATGTACCCCGAGGTTCTGATCATGCACAAGCGGCTGACTCACAAGGACAAGTCGGACAGCGCCAAGAAGACTGGATATGGAGGCAGCGTGAAACAGAAGCGTTACACGGGCTGCCCCCCCGCACTCGACGGCAAAGACGTCGTCCCGCTTCCGATGATTGACAGACGCCACCCCCGTCGAACCAAATCCCCCCCGCCCCAACCCGCAAAACCACAGGAGAAGACGCCGCCTGTTGACCCGCCTCAAGGTGTGAAGCGCTCCCCGGCCCTCGCACCCCTCAGCGGCCCGGAGACTCAGCGCCACAGACAGAGCTCTGACCCGCACCCCAGTCAGGAGTCCCCCAGGTTCCCCGAGCACATGAGGAAACCCACCGCAGGCAGCAAGTACGTGATGGAGCGACCGGGCCCCCCGGACCGAGTGGGAGTCGGTGAGAGGAGCTACCCGGTGCGGAGTGATGCCATGTGGCACTCGGAAGCCGCCAGGCTGTGTCTGTCCAGCCGGTTCGGGAGCCTGCCCCAGATGGATTTTGGAGAATCTTCCAGCAAGAGACTGAAGTACTCGGTGCCCAGCGGCAGGGAGGCGAACGTCGGGGAGAAGCCGGGCTTCAGAGCCCCGCTCGGGGATGGATCCAGCAGAGTGATCATCTCAGGGAGAGGTGTGAGATCCATGGCCCCGTCCACGGCTCCTGAGACGCTGGGTCACGTGAAGAACACGGCGTCGGCTATGGGAGGAGCTTTGGAAGCCGAGTGGAGCATGATGAACCTGCTTCGGCCCTACACGCCCAGCGACCTGGCCTCCCTCTACCACAGCTCGGCCGCTAACCCCAATCACGCGGGCCTGACCAACCAGAGAGCAG GCGGCAGAACGGTGCTGTACCAACACTTACCCACTCTGCCCATCCTGCAGAGGAGGGACCCCGCCGGCCCGTTCCCTCACCAGCGCTACGGGGCTTCGGacaaaagcagctga